In one window of Deltaproteobacteria bacterium GWA2_45_12 DNA:
- a CDS encoding 30S ribosomal protein S15, protein MLFGEQKQEIISKFRVHEKDTGSSEVQIAILSKKIEELTKHFDTHKKDFSSRRGLLQMVGRRRKLLDYIKDTNTARYSKLIGELGIRK, encoded by the coding sequence ATGTTGTTTGGAGAACAAAAACAAGAAATCATCTCTAAGTTCCGTGTGCATGAAAAGGATACGGGTTCAAGTGAAGTTCAGATAGCCATTCTTTCCAAAAAGATTGAGGAGCTGACTAAGCATTTTGATACCCATAAAAAAGATTTTTCAAGCCGTCGTGGTCTTTTGCAGATGGTCGGTCGACGACGCAAGTTGTTGGATTACATTAAAGATACCAACACGGCTCGTTATTCAAAACTTATTGGAGAGCTTGGCATTCGAAAATAA
- a CDS encoding tryptophan synthase subunit alpha, which yields MSRISKTFRQLKKEGRKALIPFITAGDPSLKETEKLIFTLEKAGVDIIELGVPFSDPMADGAVIQAASERALKKKVTLSDILNLVARVRKKTQIPILLMGYYNPIFVMGEETFAQKAAQSGVDALLIVDCPPEESHSLRKALRIHSIDLVYLLAPTSDEKRIKLATQNASGFIYYVSLTGVTGAKLQVTDEIKAQVDKIRAVKKIPVCVGFGISTPNQAAQIAPLADGVVIGSVLVNLIFHKTHGSQTNHTKVHQFISKFRHLF from the coding sequence ATGTCTCGAATCTCAAAAACATTCCGCCAATTAAAAAAAGAAGGACGAAAAGCCCTGATACCTTTCATTACGGCGGGAGATCCTTCTTTAAAAGAAACGGAGAAACTCATCTTTACCCTTGAAAAAGCCGGCGTGGATATTATCGAGCTGGGAGTTCCATTTTCTGATCCCATGGCTGACGGGGCTGTCATTCAGGCGGCTTCAGAGCGCGCCTTGAAAAAGAAAGTCACTTTATCCGATATTTTAAATTTGGTGGCCCGTGTTCGTAAAAAGACCCAGATTCCTATCTTGCTCATGGGTTACTACAATCCCATTTTTGTTATGGGGGAAGAGACATTTGCCCAAAAAGCGGCCCAATCGGGTGTGGATGCCCTTCTTATTGTGGATTGTCCCCCTGAAGAATCGCATAGCCTTCGAAAGGCTTTAAGAATTCATTCTATTGATTTGGTTTATTTGTTGGCTCCCACCTCGGATGAAAAACGTATCAAGCTCGCCACTCAAAATGCCTCCGGATTCATTTATTATGTTTCATTAACCGGAGTGACGGGGGCCAAACTTCAAGTTACCGATGAAATAAAAGCCCAGGTAGACAAGATTCGGGCTGTGAAGAAAATTCCTGTGTGTGTAGGTTTTGGGATTTCAACTCCCAATCAGGCAGCTCAAATTGCCCCCTTAGCCGATGGTGTTGTGATAGGTTCCGTCTTGGTGAATCTTATTTTTCACAAGACTCATGGCTCTCAAACCAACCATACCAAGGTCCATCAGTTTATATCAAAGTTTAGACACTTATTTTAA
- a CDS encoding pantothenate kinase, which yields MLLAIDIGNTNTVLGLYHKDNLVHHWRLETKKERTADEWAIFLKELLQFEKKQFSEITDVVISNVVPSMQRAITEMCSRYIKKNPLIVGPEIKIDMPIETDNPSEVGADRIVNAVAAFHRFKTHLIIVDFGTATTFDYVSAEGEYCGGLIVPGVGISAEALFTRASQLPRVDIAKPKKVVGKNTVECMQSGIYYGYVCLVDGVIEKMEKEIGHKAKVLATGGLAHLIAQDSKRIDAVDEFITLEGLKLIYDWNCPGP from the coding sequence ATGCTTCTTGCCATAGACATTGGAAACACCAATACCGTTCTGGGCTTGTATCACAAGGACAATCTCGTCCATCATTGGCGTTTGGAAACAAAAAAAGAACGCACGGCTGATGAATGGGCCATTTTTTTAAAAGAACTTCTCCAATTCGAGAAAAAACAATTCTCCGAAATCACCGACGTCGTCATCTCCAATGTGGTTCCCTCCATGCAGCGCGCCATCACCGAGATGTGCAGCCGCTACATCAAAAAAAATCCACTCATCGTCGGCCCTGAAATCAAGATCGACATGCCGATCGAAACGGACAATCCCAGCGAAGTGGGAGCCGACCGCATTGTAAATGCGGTCGCGGCCTTCCACCGTTTTAAAACACACTTGATCATCGTGGATTTTGGAACCGCCACCACGTTTGATTATGTTTCAGCCGAGGGCGAATACTGCGGCGGCTTGATCGTCCCCGGAGTGGGCATCTCCGCGGAAGCCCTCTTTACAAGAGCTTCCCAACTCCCCCGCGTGGACATCGCCAAGCCTAAGAAGGTCGTCGGCAAGAACACCGTCGAGTGCATGCAATCCGGCATTTATTACGGTTATGTGTGTTTGGTGGATGGCGTGATCGAAAAAATGGAAAAAGAAATCGGCCATAAAGCCAAGGTACTCGCCACCGGTGGCCTGGCGCACTTAATCGCGCAGGATTCCAAACGCATTGACGCGGTGGATGAATTCATCACTCTCGAAGGATTGAAGTTAATTTACGATTGGAACTGCCCGGGGCCTTAA
- a CDS encoding polyribonucleotide nucleotidyltransferase, with translation MSNPVSVSVQFGGKEIIIETGKLAKQAGGSAVIRCGDTVVLVAATAAVSPKEGIDFLPLTVDYIEKTFAAGKIPGGFFKREGRPTERETLTSRFIDRPIRPLFPEGYNYETQVIAMVLSYDRINESDMLAITGTSVALMVSDIPFVKPIAGCRLGRINGQFVLNPSLVDMEESDIDLIVAASEDAVVMVEGGAKEVSEKDMIDAIQYAHESLKPIIALQKELAAKIGKAKRAVAPPVKDAAITAAAQALEARVSQAMVLPVKQERYQLLSELKKELVEKLYPNKADRTPERLLQIGGDYENVKATVMRTMILKDKKRIDARGLKEIRPITCEVGILPRTHGSALFTRGETQALVVVTLGGSDDSQTIDSISGNTEKSFMLHYNFPAFSVGEVKPLRSPGRREVGHGALAERSLAKVMPTKEEFPYTVRIVSEILESNGSSSMATVCGGSLALMDAGVPVKAPVAGIAMGLIKEGNGVAILSDILGDEDHLGDMDFKVTGTANGVTALQMDIKIEGVTSEILTTALEQAREGRLHILGKMKEALHVHREELSAHAPKIHSLTVRKEKIKDVIGSGGKNIRGIIEATGVKIDINDDGLVQIYSSDIEAIERAKQMVKDLVAEAEVGKIYDGKVRKIMEFGAFVEILPKTDGLVHISELADHRVKFVDDIVKEGDRVKVKCIGVDERGKIKLSMKQVPKDEVQN, from the coding sequence ATGTCCAACCCCGTAAGTGTTTCGGTACAATTTGGAGGTAAGGAAATTATTATTGAAACAGGCAAGCTGGCCAAACAGGCTGGTGGATCTGCTGTCATCCGTTGTGGAGATACAGTTGTTTTGGTGGCAGCGACCGCTGCTGTGTCCCCCAAGGAAGGCATTGATTTTTTGCCTTTGACTGTTGATTACATCGAAAAAACATTTGCTGCCGGAAAAATTCCCGGCGGGTTTTTTAAACGGGAAGGTCGCCCGACTGAAAGGGAAACACTGACCTCCCGCTTTATTGATCGTCCCATCCGTCCTTTATTTCCTGAAGGTTATAATTATGAAACGCAAGTGATTGCGATGGTGCTTTCCTATGACCGCATTAATGAATCAGACATGCTGGCCATTACAGGCACATCAGTGGCCTTGATGGTTTCTGACATTCCCTTTGTCAAACCCATTGCCGGTTGCCGCTTGGGTCGCATTAATGGGCAGTTTGTCTTGAATCCTTCCCTTGTTGACATGGAAGAAAGTGATATCGACCTTATTGTGGCCGCCAGCGAAGATGCCGTGGTCATGGTTGAAGGTGGTGCCAAAGAAGTCAGCGAAAAGGACATGATTGATGCCATTCAATATGCCCACGAATCACTCAAACCCATCATTGCCTTGCAAAAGGAATTGGCCGCAAAAATTGGAAAAGCCAAAAGAGCAGTGGCCCCTCCTGTCAAAGATGCCGCTATCACGGCTGCTGCCCAAGCCCTTGAAGCCAGGGTGAGTCAGGCCATGGTTTTACCGGTAAAACAAGAGCGTTACCAGCTTCTTTCTGAACTCAAAAAAGAGCTTGTAGAAAAATTATATCCCAATAAAGCGGACAGAACGCCGGAACGTCTTTTGCAAATTGGTGGTGACTACGAAAACGTAAAGGCCACGGTTATGCGTACCATGATCCTTAAGGACAAAAAGCGTATCGATGCTCGTGGGCTTAAAGAGATTCGTCCCATTACTTGTGAAGTAGGTATTCTTCCCCGAACCCACGGTTCGGCCCTTTTTACTCGTGGTGAAACCCAGGCCCTTGTTGTGGTAACGCTGGGGGGCTCGGATGACAGCCAAACAATCGATTCCATTTCAGGGAATACGGAAAAATCATTCATGCTTCATTATAATTTCCCGGCCTTTTCAGTGGGCGAAGTAAAACCCCTTCGTTCTCCTGGACGTCGTGAAGTGGGGCATGGGGCTTTAGCTGAAAGATCTTTGGCCAAAGTGATGCCTACAAAAGAAGAATTTCCATATACGGTTCGGATTGTTTCTGAAATTCTTGAATCCAACGGTTCATCCTCGATGGCTACAGTGTGCGGCGGATCGCTCGCCTTGATGGATGCCGGTGTCCCCGTGAAAGCCCCTGTGGCCGGTATTGCCATGGGCCTTATTAAAGAAGGCAATGGTGTGGCCATTCTTTCAGATATTTTGGGCGATGAAGATCATTTGGGAGATATGGATTTTAAAGTGACAGGGACAGCCAATGGTGTCACGGCCCTTCAAATGGACATCAAAATTGAAGGAGTTACTTCTGAGATTTTGACGACAGCTTTGGAGCAGGCGCGTGAAGGTCGTTTGCATATTTTGGGCAAGATGAAAGAAGCCCTGCATGTGCATCGCGAAGAGTTATCTGCGCATGCTCCCAAAATCCACAGTCTTACGGTTCGTAAAGAAAAAATCAAAGACGTCATCGGTAGTGGTGGAAAAAATATCCGCGGTATTATTGAGGCCACCGGTGTGAAGATTGATATTAATGATGATGGATTGGTGCAAATTTATTCATCCGACATCGAAGCCATTGAACGCGCCAAACAAATGGTGAAGGATTTGGTGGCTGAGGCTGAAGTTGGAAAAATCTATGATGGTAAGGTCAGAAAAATCATGGAATTCGGGGCCTTTGTTGAAATTTTGCCAAAGACCGATGGTTTGGTTCATATTTCCGAATTGGCTGACCACCGTGTGAAGTTTGTCGATGACATTGTCAAAGAAGGCGACCGTGTGAAGGTAAAATGCATTGGTGTCGATGAACGTGGAAAAATCAAGCTTTCAATGAAGCAAGTGCCAAAGGATGAAGTGCAGAATTAA
- a CDS encoding phosphoenolpyruvate--protein phosphotransferase — protein MKIRPAIYDFTSTDVMTDILELGHLCHGKEDVKKVLDMLVEKIARIMQVDVCSLYLLDPHNKILELKATKGLNQLAIGVVKMKVGEGLVGKTLEWMKPVSMSTGKRSKQFKYFPETGEEKFSSFLSVPLIYNRQPIGVLVVQNEKKVKFSSQAAHLLMTLAIPAISVVEKAKLLDSFVKISSRLDFQTQGNEELQPKKTEGMVHVGIGAAPGIAIGKIKIVGNHHQDLKPITKEAPIHKDVEKMRVLEAFRWVQEEILDVQKKAEKKFGMEELSIFDAYSMVLESEPFKEEILTEIDKGKSALMAVENVVGRYAEELSHADDEYIRERVFDIHDVGRKIIDRLLYGSEVPRSAFHLTQEAILISDSWSVSDFVELDPEKTKGILSPVGGASSHIAILAESMGIPAVLGLSSFADFIHEDDEVVMDGTSGVVVLNPTNEVREMYRKESTKEAQAQEIYSQYAHKQASPRGGKRIFIGANMGMAANMGNALEQGAEHIGLYRTEMPFLIRRNLPTEEEQFLLYSKVLSTMGGKPVTIRILDIGGDKYVPYLNLPKETNPFLGWRSIRILLEREDLFRIQLRALLRASVKGKLRLLFPMVTSMEEILKVKEILSNIKKELKSKNIAYAPNIPLGIMIEVPSAVEIADRLIREVNFFSIGTNDLVQYTLAVDRNNPKVAFLYSYLHPAVLRMISRTIQVVHKAKKSISVCGEMAGQAEGALLLVGMGIDELSMSTPLIPKMKHLINQVSLPKLKKLVHQVFKADTTAQVEQIMTQFMVEEGLNQFLTTCKVAMTP, from the coding sequence ATGAAGATTCGGCCTGCTATTTATGATTTTACTTCCACCGATGTAATGACTGACATTCTTGAATTGGGGCATTTGTGCCATGGCAAAGAGGATGTCAAAAAAGTTCTGGATATGCTTGTTGAGAAAATTGCCCGTATCATGCAGGTGGATGTTTGCTCTCTTTATCTTTTAGACCCTCATAATAAAATTTTGGAATTAAAAGCGACGAAGGGGTTGAACCAATTAGCCATTGGTGTGGTTAAAATGAAGGTGGGTGAGGGCTTGGTGGGAAAAACTCTTGAATGGATGAAGCCCGTTTCCATGTCTACAGGCAAGCGCAGTAAGCAATTCAAATATTTCCCTGAAACAGGGGAAGAAAAGTTTTCATCCTTTTTGTCAGTGCCGCTTATTTATAATCGTCAACCCATTGGTGTCTTGGTGGTTCAAAATGAAAAGAAGGTCAAGTTTTCTTCCCAGGCCGCCCATCTATTGATGACGTTGGCCATTCCCGCTATCAGCGTTGTCGAAAAAGCAAAACTTCTCGATTCTTTCGTGAAAATTTCCTCCCGATTGGATTTTCAAACACAAGGGAATGAAGAGCTGCAGCCCAAAAAGACCGAAGGCATGGTCCATGTGGGGATTGGTGCGGCTCCCGGCATTGCCATTGGCAAGATCAAGATTGTGGGGAATCACCACCAGGATTTAAAACCGATAACCAAGGAAGCTCCCATCCACAAGGATGTTGAAAAAATGCGTGTCTTGGAAGCTTTTCGTTGGGTCCAGGAAGAAATTTTGGATGTCCAAAAAAAGGCCGAGAAAAAATTCGGCATGGAAGAACTTTCCATTTTTGATGCCTATAGCATGGTGCTCGAAAGCGAGCCTTTTAAGGAAGAAATCCTGACTGAAATTGACAAGGGGAAATCGGCCTTGATGGCTGTGGAAAATGTGGTTGGCCGTTATGCCGAAGAGCTTTCCCATGCGGATGACGAATATATTCGTGAACGTGTTTTTGATATTCATGATGTGGGAAGAAAAATCATCGATCGCCTTCTTTATGGAAGTGAAGTGCCTCGCTCGGCTTTTCATCTTACCCAGGAGGCTATTTTGATTTCAGATTCATGGAGTGTCTCCGATTTTGTTGAGCTTGATCCTGAAAAAACAAAGGGCATTCTTTCTCCCGTGGGAGGGGCCTCTTCCCATATTGCCATTCTGGCTGAGTCCATGGGCATTCCCGCTGTTTTGGGGTTGTCTTCTTTTGCTGATTTTATTCATGAAGATGATGAAGTGGTTATGGATGGGACTTCAGGGGTTGTGGTGCTCAACCCCACCAATGAAGTGCGTGAGATGTATCGCAAAGAAAGCACCAAAGAAGCCCAGGCCCAGGAAATTTACAGCCAGTATGCCCACAAACAAGCTTCTCCACGCGGTGGGAAAAGAATTTTTATTGGTGCCAACATGGGTATGGCGGCCAATATGGGGAATGCCCTTGAGCAAGGGGCCGAACATATTGGGCTTTATCGTACGGAGATGCCGTTTTTGATCCGGCGTAATTTGCCTACGGAGGAAGAGCAGTTTCTTTTGTATAGCAAAGTGCTTTCCACCATGGGGGGAAAACCGGTGACAATTCGTATTCTGGATATTGGTGGTGATAAATATGTTCCGTATTTAAATCTTCCCAAAGAGACCAACCCTTTTTTGGGATGGCGTTCCATCCGTATTTTGCTTGAACGCGAAGACCTGTTCCGTATTCAATTACGCGCTTTGCTTCGTGCTTCCGTTAAGGGGAAGCTGCGCCTGCTTTTCCCCATGGTGACTTCGATGGAAGAAATTCTTAAGGTCAAAGAGATACTTTCGAACATCAAAAAAGAGCTTAAATCAAAAAATATTGCTTATGCTCCCAATATTCCCCTGGGGATCATGATTGAAGTGCCTTCTGCTGTTGAAATAGCGGACCGTCTTATTCGTGAAGTGAACTTTTTTTCTATTGGGACCAATGATCTGGTTCAATACACGTTGGCTGTTGATCGCAACAATCCCAAGGTGGCCTTCTTGTACAGTTATCTTCATCCCGCTGTCTTAAGGATGATTTCAAGAACCATTCAGGTCGTGCATAAAGCCAAAAAATCAATCAGTGTGTGCGGTGAAATGGCGGGTCAGGCTGAAGGAGCGTTGCTCTTGGTGGGGATGGGTATCGATGAACTAAGCATGAGTACCCCCTTAATTCCCAAAATGAAGCATCTGATCAATCAAGTGTCATTACCCAAGCTTAAAAAACTGGTACATCAGGTTTTCAAGGCAGATACCACAGCCCAAGTAGAACAAATCATGACCCAGTTTATGGTGGAAGAAGGGTTAAACCAGTTTTTGACAACATGCAAAGTGGCAATGACCCCTTAA
- a CDS encoding anthranilate phosphoribosyltransferase has product MRKLKNMIGEIIKQLKEGKSLNQKEAENIFSLMIHGKMHPQDVEAFLCALRDKGEVLDEVVGAVRVLKAKATSIHLRNPDAIDVCGTGGDQKGTFNISSAVAFVVAGAGVCVAKHGNRAVSSQSGSADILKALGVKLDLSSDAAARCIDEVGIGFLFAPQFHPVLRELAPIRKKIGTKTIFNLLGPLLNPASVKKQVVGVYSKNLLPLMVSVLKNLGSQSVGAVWGHDGLDELTLTGPSSLCFLHKGNIFEEIFDPKTVGYSYCKLSDLGGGTPDENAKRLKQVLKGHSMPLDHCVHLNAALALRVAGKASDMKEGLLLAQASISSGKAYQKLEELVEWTNKH; this is encoded by the coding sequence ATGAGAAAGTTAAAAAATATGATTGGCGAAATTATTAAACAGCTCAAAGAGGGGAAAAGTCTCAATCAAAAAGAGGCAGAAAATATTTTTTCATTGATGATTCATGGGAAAATGCATCCGCAAGATGTTGAAGCGTTTTTATGCGCCTTGCGTGACAAGGGAGAGGTTTTAGATGAGGTTGTAGGGGCTGTACGTGTCCTCAAAGCCAAAGCCACTTCCATTCATTTAAGAAATCCTGACGCCATTGATGTTTGTGGCACGGGAGGGGATCAAAAAGGCACGTTTAATATTTCAAGTGCCGTGGCTTTTGTAGTGGCGGGGGCCGGTGTCTGTGTGGCCAAGCATGGAAACAGGGCGGTCAGCTCGCAATCCGGCAGTGCGGATATTCTGAAAGCATTGGGGGTGAAACTGGATCTTTCTTCGGATGCAGCCGCAAGATGTATTGATGAAGTGGGGATCGGTTTTTTGTTTGCGCCCCAATTCCATCCGGTTTTAAGAGAATTGGCGCCCATTCGAAAAAAAATCGGGACCAAAACCATTTTTAATCTCTTGGGCCCCTTGCTCAACCCGGCCTCTGTTAAAAAACAGGTGGTGGGTGTTTATTCCAAAAATCTGCTTCCACTGATGGTGAGTGTTTTGAAAAATCTGGGAAGCCAGTCCGTAGGTGCCGTTTGGGGGCACGATGGCCTTGATGAGCTTACTTTAACGGGGCCTTCCTCCCTCTGCTTCCTGCATAAGGGAAATATTTTTGAGGAAATTTTTGATCCAAAAACAGTCGGGTATTCTTATTGCAAGCTTTCAGATTTGGGGGGAGGCACCCCTGATGAAAATGCCAAACGTTTAAAACAGGTACTTAAAGGACATTCCATGCCGCTAGATCATTGTGTGCATTTGAATGCCGCCCTGGCGTTAAGAGTGGCGGGCAAGGCCAGTGATATGAAAGAAGGATTGCTTTTGGCTCAAGCATCTATTTCGTCAGGAAAGGCTTATCAGAAGCTGGAAGAGTTGGTGGAGTGGACGAATAAGCATTAA
- a CDS encoding tryptophan synthase subunit beta: MKHNPDKSGHFGIFGGKYVSETLMPALDELEKAYKLIAKTPAFKKEFATYAKHYIGRPTPLYFAQKLTEKLGGAKIFFKREDLCHTGAHKVNNTLGQCLLAKKMGKPRVIAETGAGQHGVATATMCALLDLQCEVYMGEEDVHRQSLNVFRMKLLGAQVHPVTSGTQTLKDAMNEALRDWVSHVRNTFYCIGTVAGPHPYPTIVRDFQSIIGHETKKQIKEYGYAKPDYVVACIGGGSNAMGLFYPYYKEASVKMIGVEAAGSGIRSGKHAASISAGSVGVLHGNKTYLLQDKQGQILPTHSISAGLDYPGVGPEHAFFHESGRCRYVSVTDDQAMEGFTLLSRTEGIIPALESAHAVGYLPQFIPQTKKEEIVVVNLSGRGDKDMGTVAKVMGVKL; encoded by the coding sequence ATGAAACACAATCCCGACAAATCAGGGCATTTTGGAATTTTTGGCGGAAAATACGTCTCTGAAACACTCATGCCCGCCCTCGATGAATTGGAAAAGGCCTACAAGCTTATTGCCAAGACGCCTGCCTTTAAAAAAGAGTTTGCAACTTATGCCAAGCATTACATTGGGCGTCCCACGCCTTTGTATTTTGCCCAAAAACTCACTGAAAAATTGGGTGGGGCCAAAATTTTCTTTAAACGTGAAGATCTGTGTCATACAGGCGCGCACAAGGTGAACAACACCTTGGGGCAGTGCTTATTGGCCAAAAAAATGGGCAAACCACGCGTGATTGCCGAAACAGGGGCCGGTCAACATGGGGTGGCAACCGCAACCATGTGTGCTCTTTTGGATCTTCAATGTGAAGTTTATATGGGTGAGGAAGATGTTCATCGCCAGTCGCTCAATGTTTTTCGGATGAAGCTTTTAGGGGCCCAGGTTCATCCCGTGACTTCAGGAACTCAAACCTTAAAAGATGCCATGAACGAGGCCCTTCGTGACTGGGTAAGCCATGTAAGAAATACCTTCTATTGTATTGGCACTGTTGCAGGCCCGCATCCGTATCCAACAATTGTGCGCGATTTTCAGTCGATTATCGGACATGAAACCAAAAAACAAATTAAAGAATATGGTTACGCAAAACCCGACTATGTGGTGGCCTGTATCGGGGGGGGCTCCAATGCGATGGGACTTTTTTATCCCTACTATAAAGAGGCCTCTGTCAAAATGATCGGAGTGGAAGCCGCAGGTTCTGGAATCCGCAGTGGCAAGCATGCCGCTTCCATTTCAGCAGGCAGCGTGGGTGTTTTGCATGGGAATAAAACCTATTTGTTGCAAGATAAACAGGGACAGATTCTGCCCACTCATTCCATTTCAGCAGGGCTTGATTATCCGGGTGTTGGGCCAGAACACGCTTTTTTCCATGAGTCAGGTCGGTGCCGCTATGTTTCAGTGACTGATGACCAGGCCATGGAGGGATTTACCTTATTAAGCAGAACGGAAGGGATTATTCCTGCTCTTGAATCGGCCCATGCTGTGGGATATTTGCCACAATTTATTCCCCAGACAAAAAAAGAAGAGATTGTGGTGGTGAATCTTTCAGGACGCGGCGATAAAGATATGGGGACTGTGGCCAAGGTGATGGGGGTGAAATTGTAG
- a CDS encoding biotin--[acetyl-CoA-carboxylase] ligase, whose protein sequence is MDIQLIKQNLKTKWLGKTIHFEETTDSTNGWALQSLQKGARPGEVFLTHFQTKGHGRLKRTWESPKDKNILVSFIDSQTAQPEHTYQLTLVAGVAILEALENRIRGIKFELKWPNDILVNGKKLGGILCEKISSHPYAVIGFGLNVNVDKNDFSPEIKDVATSLLLETSKPQSREEIIAACFKSYERWRQIYDTKGLSPVIDAWNRYSAILGQKVTVTENGKSYEAIAKHLTKEGFLVVETGEQTITLISADVSLR, encoded by the coding sequence ATGGATATTCAACTCATAAAACAGAACCTGAAAACCAAATGGCTGGGAAAGACCATCCACTTTGAAGAAACCACTGACTCAACCAATGGTTGGGCCCTGCAAAGCCTGCAAAAAGGGGCCAGACCTGGAGAGGTTTTTCTGACTCATTTTCAAACCAAGGGTCACGGGCGTCTCAAACGCACTTGGGAATCCCCCAAAGACAAGAACATCCTTGTAAGTTTTATTGATAGCCAAACAGCCCAACCCGAGCACACCTATCAACTCACTTTGGTGGCAGGCGTGGCCATTTTGGAGGCGTTAGAAAACCGGATCCGTGGAATCAAGTTTGAACTTAAATGGCCCAATGATATTTTGGTAAATGGCAAAAAGCTGGGGGGCATTTTATGCGAAAAAATATCAAGCCATCCCTATGCCGTTATCGGGTTTGGACTCAATGTCAACGTGGACAAAAATGATTTCAGCCCTGAAATTAAAGATGTGGCCACGTCCCTTCTTTTGGAAACCAGCAAACCCCAATCACGCGAAGAAATCATTGCCGCCTGTTTTAAGAGTTATGAGCGTTGGCGCCAGATTTATGATACCAAGGGTCTCTCCCCTGTGATTGATGCCTGGAACCGATATTCAGCCATTCTGGGACAAAAAGTAACCGTCACAGAAAATGGAAAGTCCTATGAGGCTATTGCCAAGCATTTAACCAAAGAAGGCTTCCTTGTGGTGGAAACCGGGGAACAAACAATCACATTGATTTCAGCCGATGTTTCGCTTAGGTAA